The following coding sequences are from one Thermoplasmatales archaeon window:
- a CDS encoding PIN domain-containing protein, which translates to MFLIDTNIFLEIMLQQEKKEKCKRFLRENIGKLKISDFSLHSIGVILFKLGKLDYFGKFIEDILPNIDLLALDIDLYKNLPKIVEEMNLDFDDSYHYLLAKSNKLKIVTMDSDFEKIKDVEIIFL; encoded by the coding sequence GTGTTTTTAATAGATACAAACATATTTTTGGAAATAATGCTCCAGCAGGAGAAAAAAGAAAAATGTAAAAGATTTCTGCGAGAAAATATCGGAAAATTGAAGATATCCGATTTTTCTTTGCATTCAATCGGTGTTATTCTATTCAAATTGGGTAAACTCGACTATTTTGGTAAGTTTATCGAAGATATCCTACCAAATATAGATTTATTAGCACTTGATATAGATCTGTATAAGAATTTACCAAAAATAGTGGAAGAGATGAATCTTGATTTTGATGATTCATATCATTATTTATTGGCTAAATCAAATAAACTAAAAATTGTGACAATGGATAGTGATTTTGAGAAAATAAAAGATGTGGAGATAATATTTTTATAG
- a CDS encoding redox-regulated ATPase YchF, which produces MQIGIVGKPNVGKTTFFNSATYANAEIADYPFTTINANVGIMYARTKCPCREFNLKCNPRNSKCIDGIRYVAIEAIDVAGLVPKAHEGRGLGNKFLDDLRQASCLIHVVDVSGSTDEEGRACEIGKHNPENDIKFLEEEIDYWIKGIIERDWKRLSRKCSMGEEKIEKILAEKLAGLGIKEEEIKRAIKKLNLPSDPSFWSDKDLFLLSSTIRKEAKPILLALNKADKAGDEIINKLKGDYAIPTSASSELALIKASEKGFIEYKPGDKSFKVLKELDELQNKGLEYIKKRVLERFGSTGVQKCIDTAVFDLLKLITVYPVEDENKLTDKDGNVLPDAFLLPSGSKVIELARKVHSDLAEGFIKAIDVRRKKIVGADYELRDGDIIHIVAR; this is translated from the coding sequence ATGCAGATTGGAATAGTTGGTAAGCCAAATGTAGGGAAAACAACTTTCTTCAATTCCGCTACTTATGCAAATGCTGAAATTGCTGACTATCCCTTTACAACCATAAATGCAAATGTTGGAATAATGTATGCAAGGACAAAATGCCCTTGCAGGGAATTCAATCTTAAATGCAATCCAAGAAATTCAAAATGCATTGATGGAATAAGATATGTGGCCATTGAGGCAATAGATGTAGCGGGACTTGTTCCAAAAGCTCATGAAGGACGAGGCCTTGGAAACAAATTTCTGGATGACTTGAGACAGGCAAGCTGTTTAATTCATGTTGTTGATGTATCAGGCTCAACAGATGAGGAAGGAAGGGCTTGCGAGATTGGAAAGCATAATCCAGAAAATGATATAAAATTCCTTGAAGAGGAAATAGATTACTGGATAAAGGGAATAATAGAGCGTGACTGGAAGCGTTTGAGCAGGAAATGCTCTATGGGAGAAGAGAAAATTGAAAAAATTCTTGCAGAAAAGCTTGCTGGGCTTGGAATAAAAGAAGAGGAAATAAAGAGAGCAATTAAAAAGCTGAATTTACCCTCTGACCCTTCCTTCTGGAGTGATAAAGATCTTTTCCTTCTTTCCTCAACAATAAGAAAGGAGGCAAAGCCAATATTGCTTGCCCTGAATAAGGCGGATAAGGCGGGAGATGAAATTATAAATAAATTGAAAGGAGATTATGCAATCCCTACTTCCGCATCAAGTGAGCTTGCTTTAATTAAGGCAAGTGAAAAGGGATTTATTGAATATAAGCCAGGAGATAAAAGCTTTAAAGTTTTGAAGGAGCTCGATGAATTGCAGAATAAAGGGCTTGAATATATAAAAAAGAGAGTTCTTGAGAGATTTGGCTCAACAGGTGTGCAGAAATGCATTGATACCGCAGTTTTTGATTTACTTAAATTGATAACTGTTTATCCTGTTGAAGATGAAAATAAGCTAACTGATAAGGATGGAAATGTTCTTCCAGATGCATTTTTGTTGCCCTCTGGCTCAAAAGTTATTGAGCTAGCAAGAAAGGTTCATAGTGATCTTGCTGAAGGATTCATAAAAGCAATTGATGTAAGGAGGAAAAAAATTGTTGGAGCGGATTATGAGCTGAGAGACGGAGATATAATTCACATAGTTGCAAGATAA
- a CDS encoding XRE family transcriptional regulator, with the protein MKIEYIYDEKGKKKKVIIPIEMWKEIKKKIENEKKMRKSFSFSWEGGLKDIKNKYASVELQHKSMEWR; encoded by the coding sequence ATGAAGATAGAATATATTTACGATGAGAAAGGAAAAAAGAAGAAGGTAATAATTCCGATAGAAATGTGGAAAGAAATAAAGAAGAAAATCGAAAATGAGAAAAAAATGAGGAAAAGTTTCAGCTTCAGTTGGGAGGGAGGGCTAAAGGATATTAAAAATAAATATGCATCGGTAGAATTACAGCATAAATCAATGGAGTGGAGATAG
- a CDS encoding aminoacyl-histidine dipeptidase yields the protein MLMLENIEPKEVWKYFEEICKIPRCSKNEERIANYIMEVARNYGYEVSRDRVGNVVARKGEAKITFQCHMDMVCEKNKDVVHDFLKDGIKPYIDGDYVRARGTTLGADNGIGIAISLALMEKNLPIEFLFTVDEESGLTGAFALEKGFIKGKYLINLDSEDFGVIYIGCAGGGNSTISMKVRYLNKRGEGVRIVVKGLKGGHSGIEIDKGRANSIKLLARILYELDGRIGKIEGGDKHNAIPREAFAEIITEKSIEEIKKKAEEMKNIFTGEYPQEKSIEIVVEKCEMSRVLDKRASRKILNLLLALPHGIISMSQDVKGLVETSTNLATVRMEEELKIVISSRSSIDSALDGVMQSIRCIAQLAGAKVEEGSKYPGWKPNLESKLLKMASEAFYELYGKEPEKKAIHAGLETGIIGKITGINEIISIGPQIEHPHSPDEFVQISSVEKFWKYVLHLIEKIHKIG from the coding sequence ATCCTTATGCTTGAAAATATTGAGCCAAAAGAAGTATGGAAATATTTTGAGGAGATATGTAAAATTCCTCGTTGCTCCAAAAATGAGGAGAGGATTGCAAATTATATAATGGAAGTTGCAAGGAATTATGGTTATGAGGTTAGCAGGGATAGGGTTGGAAATGTTGTTGCAAGGAAAGGAGAGGCAAAGATAACATTTCAATGCCATATGGATATGGTTTGCGAGAAAAATAAGGATGTTGTGCATGATTTTTTAAAAGATGGAATAAAGCCATATATAGATGGAGATTATGTAAGGGCAAGAGGAACAACTCTTGGAGCTGATAATGGAATTGGAATTGCAATATCTCTTGCATTGATGGAAAAAAATTTGCCAATTGAATTTCTTTTTACTGTTGATGAAGAAAGCGGACTAACTGGAGCATTTGCTCTTGAAAAGGGATTTATAAAAGGAAAATATTTAATAAATCTTGATAGCGAGGACTTTGGAGTTATTTATATAGGTTGTGCGGGAGGAGGAAATTCAACAATATCAATGAAAGTTAGATATTTAAATAAAAGAGGGGAAGGAGTAAGAATAGTGGTTAAAGGGCTAAAAGGAGGGCATTCTGGAATTGAAATAGATAAGGGAAGAGCAAATTCAATAAAACTTCTTGCAAGAATATTATATGAGCTTGATGGAAGGATAGGAAAGATTGAAGGAGGGGATAAGCACAATGCAATTCCAAGAGAGGCATTTGCAGAAATAATCACAGAAAAAAGCATAGAGGAAATTAAAAAGAAGGCTGAGGAAATGAAAAATATTTTTACTGGAGAGTATCCACAGGAAAAGAGCATTGAAATAGTTGTTGAGAAATGCGAGATGAGCAGAGTTTTGGATAAAAGAGCAAGCAGGAAAATTTTGAATTTACTTCTTGCCCTTCCCCATGGAATAATTTCAATGAGTCAGGATGTAAAGGGGCTTGTTGAAACATCAACAAATCTTGCAACAGTAAGAATGGAAGAGGAGCTTAAAATAGTTATTAGCTCTAGGAGCTCAATTGATTCTGCCCTTGATGGAGTTATGCAAAGCATAAGATGCATCGCCCAGCTTGCGGGAGCAAAAGTGGAAGAAGGAAGCAAATATCCTGGATGGAAGCCAAATCTTGAATCAAAGCTTTTGAAGATGGCAAGCGAGGCATTTTATGAGCTGTATGGAAAAGAGCCAGAGAAAAAAGCGATTCATGCGGGGCTTGAAACAGGTATAATAGGGAAAATAACAGGAATAAATGAAATAATATCGATTGGACCACAGATAGAGCATCCTCACAGCCCTGATGAATTTGTTCAAATAAGCAGTGTTGAAAAATTCTGGAAATATGTCCTGCATCTGATAGAAAAAATACATAAAATTGGCTAA
- a CDS encoding type II toxin-antitoxin system YoeB family toxin gives MKRLDEKTRNRVKKIMKEILQDPYSGIPLTHPLKGFWRKRIGKYRIIYQIKEEEKENLQK, from the coding sequence GTGAAAAGATTGGATGAAAAAACAAGAAATAGAGTAAAGAAGATTATGAAAGAAATTTTGCAAGATCCATATTCAGGTATTCCTTTAACCCATCCTCTCAAAGGTTTTTGGAGAAAAAGAATCGGAAAGTACAGGATAATCTATCAAATAAAAGAGGAGGAGAAAGAAAATCTACAAAAATAG
- a CDS encoding phenylacetate--CoA ligase family protein, which yields MNSLLNPFTLSKVVKYYISDIDRLFESEEKIEKYRSKCFKKIIKYAMKIPLYKEKYKGIDINSISLENIENLPILKKEDIRKNFPDKIIPDKRKKYSIVSTSGSTGKPVSIYVDFYTIIKALMGFLRELREYDVNWMKDRMSVIVDLTSGSAEEAYLRRTAIPSLKPVFSLNNLQILHVGEEVEKMAEKIEKFDPKFLGGYPGNLRALAIIKNKKGLKIEPEVMASSGAVLDEYTKKYIEEAFNARVYDVYGSTEGGPIAYECKRGKYHLHYDMVHVEVVDENNKPTDKTGRIVVTKLYGNATPIIRYDGLNDFITPIKSKCGCGINSPIIERIEGRKADSIILPSGKIIPPFTITGIPAKVMEEMNTRKILQFQILQKSIEKIEVLIVIDDEERNKEPKNEIIFNKLKEKFEEKFNGEIEVEIIEVKEIQKSASLETPPPVVASNVRLP from the coding sequence ATGAATTCTTTGCTAAATCCATTTACTCTTTCAAAAGTTGTAAAATATTATATCTCAGATATTGATAGGCTGTTTGAAAGTGAGGAGAAGATAGAGAAATACAGGAGTAAATGCTTTAAAAAAATAATAAAATATGCAATGAAAATTCCATTATATAAGGAAAAATATAAGGGAATTGACATAAATTCAATATCTCTTGAAAACATTGAAAATTTACCAATACTAAAAAAAGAAGATATAAGAAAAAATTTTCCAGATAAAATTATTCCAGATAAAAGAAAAAAATACAGCATTGTAAGCACATCAGGCTCAACAGGAAAACCGGTTAGCATATATGTTGATTTTTATACAATAATAAAGGCATTGATGGGCTTTTTAAGGGAGCTAAGGGAATATGATGTAAATTGGATGAAGGACAGGATGAGTGTTATAGTTGATTTAACTTCTGGAAGTGCTGAAGAAGCTTATTTAAGAAGGACCGCAATACCTAGCCTAAAGCCAGTATTTTCATTAAATAATCTCCAGATTCTTCATGTGGGCGAGGAAGTGGAAAAGATGGCTGAAAAAATTGAAAAATTTGATCCAAAATTCCTAGGTGGATATCCAGGAAATCTAAGGGCTCTTGCAATAATTAAAAATAAGAAAGGGCTTAAAATAGAGCCAGAAGTTATGGCATCATCAGGTGCGGTGCTGGATGAATATACAAAGAAGTATATTGAAGAAGCATTCAATGCAAGAGTATATGATGTATATGGCTCAACAGAAGGCGGGCCTATTGCCTATGAATGCAAGAGAGGAAAATATCACTTGCATTATGATATGGTTCATGTTGAAGTAGTTGATGAAAATAATAAGCCAACAGATAAAACAGGAAGAATAGTTGTTACAAAGCTATACGGAAATGCAACTCCTATAATAAGATATGATGGCTTAAATGATTTCATAACTCCTATCAAGAGTAAATGTGGATGTGGAATAAATTCTCCAATTATAGAGAGAATAGAGGGAAGAAAAGCAGATTCAATTATATTGCCAAGTGGGAAAATAATTCCACCTTTTACAATAACTGGAATTCCAGCAAAAGTAATGGAAGAAATGAATACAAGAAAAATACTCCAATTCCAAATTTTGCAAAAGAGCATTGAAAAAATAGAAGTATTAATTGTAATAGATGATGAGGAAAGAAATAAAGAGCCAAAAAATGAAATTATTTTCAATAAGCTAAAGGAAAAATTTGAAGAAAAATTCAATGGAGAAATAGAAGTAGAAATTATAGAAGTGAAAGAGATTCAGAAAAGTGCTTCACTTGAAACTCCTCCTCCAGTTGTTGCATCTAATGTAAGATTACCCTAA
- a CDS encoding transcriptional regulator, which yields MEFQIKVVKTSPLTNEDDYRKVALNFLKMIGYLGANDSENSIAFKLFENFLIHPNKEWTVDELMISLNATKATVYRHLNKLKSIDILEEKKEGKNARKTYKLRYGNIAKAWNFVEAHIKVAMNNYEETVHHLQKLIEGRYRNE from the coding sequence ATGGAATTTCAGATTAAAGTTGTAAAAACTTCTCCTTTAACAAATGAAGATGATTACAGGAAAGTTGCTCTAAATTTTTTAAAAATGATTGGTTATCTTGGAGCAAATGATAGTGAAAATTCAATAGCATTCAAACTTTTTGAAAATTTTTTGATTCATCCAAATAAAGAATGGACAGTTGATGAGCTGATGATTTCTTTAAATGCAACAAAGGCAACAGTATACAGGCATTTGAACAAGCTGAAGAGCATTGATATTCTTGAAGAAAAGAAGGAAGGAAAAAATGCAAGAAAAACATATAAGTTAAGATATGGAAATATTGCAAAGGCATGGAATTTTGTTGAAGCTCATATAAAGGTTGCAATGAATAATTATGAAGAAACTGTTCATCACTTGCAGAAATTGATTGAAGGGAGGTATAGAAATGAATGA
- a CDS encoding cold shock domain-containing protein, producing the protein MEGVVKKWINKKGYGFIGVDGQEDVFVHHSDVKKEGFVVLREGQKVKFDLVNTNKGKRAKNVELIE; encoded by the coding sequence ATGGAAGGAGTAGTAAAAAAATGGATAAATAAAAAGGGATATGGGTTTATAGGAGTAGATGGGCAGGAAGATGTATTTGTGCATCATTCTGATGTAAAGAAGGAAGGATTTGTTGTGCTGAGAGAAGGACAAAAGGTAAAGTTTGATTTGGTAAATACAAATAAGGGAAAAAGAGCAAAGAATGTTGAATTAATTGAATGA
- a CDS encoding Lrp/AsnC ligand binding domain-containing protein, protein MRIRRRYLFYLLAILSSIALSVSATFDSIISTNYIKEPWVFCLSFFILGLVTTILILLFLSLPYKDKRIGSFIDPSFRGLRMIRKEELKYHLIAGLGNAGTTISYYFIVSMFVEPSIILSFSQLVILYLLLVEAVAENNAPTFAEVQSALVVTTGAILGSISLHGEINLEALLIVLLFLNPTWVMFSIGQRKLKILRINGKANDSLNIRLWNLIFTTFFVFFAIIFVDRGFIGESFNSIKNSFSFLMVGVISTFFSVVLFIRAMGMGKASVTQAIRASSLFISIPFFLIAGKFFPITIQTDPLLIILKVIGLILVAIGVISFALTDVKAYVFINIRPYYSVAKLSEEILNIKGITAVDVTAGSYDIIAKVRTRTLGKGYERIVRAIENIKGIENFKWQSILKEWEEI, encoded by the coding sequence ATGAGGATAAGAAGAAGATATCTTTTTTATCTTCTAGCAATTCTTTCATCAATAGCTCTTTCCGTATCTGCAACTTTTGATAGCATAATTTCTACAAATTATATAAAAGAGCCTTGGGTTTTTTGCCTCTCTTTTTTTATTCTTGGGCTTGTTACAACTATATTAATTTTGCTTTTCCTTTCCCTTCCTTATAAGGATAAAAGAATTGGCTCATTTATTGACCCTTCTTTTAGAGGATTAAGAATGATAAGGAAAGAAGAGCTCAAATATCATTTAATAGCGGGACTTGGAAATGCGGGAACAACAATAAGCTACTACTTCATTGTATCAATGTTTGTTGAGCCATCAATAATTTTATCTTTTTCACAGCTTGTAATATTATATCTATTGCTTGTAGAAGCGGTTGCGGAGAATAATGCACCAACATTCGCAGAAGTTCAATCCGCATTAGTAGTTACGACTGGAGCAATTCTTGGCTCGATTTCATTGCATGGAGAGATAAACCTTGAGGCATTGCTGATTGTTTTGCTCTTTTTAAATCCAACATGGGTTATGTTTTCTATAGGACAGAGAAAGCTAAAGATTTTGAGAATAAATGGAAAGGCAAATGACTCGCTTAATATAAGGCTATGGAACCTTATATTTACAACATTTTTTGTTTTCTTTGCAATAATATTTGTTGATAGAGGATTTATAGGTGAGAGCTTTAATTCAATAAAAAATTCCTTCTCATTTCTTATGGTGGGGGTTATCTCAACTTTCTTTTCAGTTGTGCTTTTCATAAGAGCTATGGGAATGGGCAAGGCAAGCGTAACCCAGGCAATAAGAGCATCTTCCCTTTTCATTTCAATTCCTTTCTTCCTTATTGCAGGAAAATTTTTCCCGATTACAATTCAAACAGATCCACTTCTCATCATTCTTAAAGTAATTGGATTAATACTCGTTGCGATAGGAGTTATTTCATTTGCATTAACTGATGTTAAGGCATATGTATTTATAAATATAAGACCATATTATTCTGTTGCAAAATTATCTGAGGAAATATTGAATATAAAAGGAATTACTGCGGTTGATGTCACTGCGGGGAGCTATGATATAATTGCTAAGGTAAGAACAAGAACCTTGGGTAAGGGATATGAAAGAATTGTAAGGGCTATTGAAAATATAAAAGGGATAGAGAATTTTAAATGGCAATCAATACTCAAGGAATGGGAGGAAATATGA
- a CDS encoding MTAP family purine nucleoside phosphorylase → MKIGIIGGTGFYEMEGEEIEIETSYGSISSFLLEKNGKRVLFIPRHGKNHRPAHTVNYHANIQAMKNFGAEAIIGISNVGSMKKEIKRGEIFIPDDFIDLSGRKCTFYDERAIHIDMSNPFCPVLRKIIVEEARKRERYHEGVYIVTNGPRLETKAEINFFRNFADVVGMTLMPELALAREMGICYASICLVSNYAVGMQEKLSAREIKEMVNEKKKIIIEIVDDCIKRIPEKRICECRKAIEEGKI, encoded by the coding sequence ATGAAGATTGGAATAATAGGAGGAACGGGATTTTATGAAATGGAAGGGGAGGAAATAGAAATAGAAACCTCTTATGGAAGCATCTCCTCTTTTCTCCTTGAAAAAAATGGTAAAAGGGTGTTATTCATACCAAGGCACGGCAAAAACCACAGGCCAGCGCACACCGTAAATTATCATGCAAATATTCAGGCAATGAAAAATTTTGGGGCAGAAGCAATAATTGGGATAAGCAATGTTGGGTCAATGAAAAAAGAGATAAAGCGGGGGGAGATTTTTATTCCAGATGATTTCATTGATTTAAGCGGGAGGAAATGCACTTTTTATGATGAAAGGGCAATTCATATTGATATGAGCAATCCTTTTTGCCCGGTTTTAAGAAAAATAATTGTTGAAGAAGCAAGAAAAAGGGAGAGATATCATGAAGGAGTTTATATTGTTACAAATGGCCCGAGGCTTGAAACAAAAGCGGAAATAAATTTCTTCAGAAATTTTGCAGATGTTGTTGGAATGACATTGATGCCAGAATTAGCGCTTGCAAGAGAAATGGGAATATGCTATGCATCTATTTGCCTTGTTTCAAATTATGCAGTAGGAATGCAGGAAAAACTTTCAGCAAGAGAAATAAAGGAAATGGTGAATGAAAAAAAGAAAATCATAATTGAAATTGTTGATGATTGCATTAAAAGAATTCCTGAAAAAAGAATTTGCGAATGCAGAAAAGCAATAGAAGAAGGAAAAATTTAA
- a CDS encoding type IV pilin: MKRWMKNKAGVSPIIAIILMVAITVVLAATIYVWVSGFGTRSKGAEEASATCQLVGTTTLKFTLTKAPPGVNYSAGNFSIEVVNASDPTNRIIYYGTTLTNATFIDGTVSIPAVDGGYWDAGESIYITLPNTIRGYKVAYTVQVVGTTILSGEMFIP; this comes from the coding sequence ATGAAAAGATGGATGAAAAATAAGGCGGGAGTGAGCCCAATTATAGCCATCATCTTAATGGTGGCTATAACAGTAGTGCTAGCAGCAACAATATACGTATGGGTAAGCGGATTCGGAACAAGAAGCAAAGGAGCAGAAGAAGCATCCGCAACATGCCAGCTGGTAGGAACAACAACCCTGAAATTTACTCTGACAAAAGCACCACCGGGAGTAAACTACTCCGCAGGAAACTTTTCAATAGAAGTAGTGAATGCATCTGATCCTACGAACAGAATCATCTATTATGGCACCACGTTAACGAACGCTACTTTTATCGATGGCACAGTCTCTATTCCTGCAGTGGATGGTGGTTACTGGGATGCTGGAGAATCTATATACATAACTTTACCGAACACTATAAGAGGATATAAAGTTGCATATACAGTACAGGTTGTAGGAACAACAATTTTAAGCGGAGAGATGTTTATACCGTAA
- a CDS encoding XRE family transcriptional regulator, with protein sequence MKIEYIYDEKGKKKKVIIPIEMWKEIKKKIENEKKIRKSFSFSWEGGLKDIKNKYASVELQHKSMEWR encoded by the coding sequence ATGAAGATAGAATATATTTACGATGAGAAAGGAAAAAAGAAGAAGGTAATAATTCCGATAGAAATGTGGAAAGAAATAAAGAAGAAAATCGAAAATGAGAAAAAAATTAGGAAAAGTTTCAGCTTCAGTTGGGAGGGAGGGCTAAAGGATATTAAAAATAAATATGCATCGGTAGAATTACAGCATAAATCAATGGAGTGGAGATAG
- a CDS encoding nucleotidyltransferase domain-containing protein — MEIIPYREDILKYVEKLKEKLGAKLIILYGSIAKGNFGVGSDIDILIVSDALPENFLERLKVLFLLNESFAPIEAIGYKSDEFRKMVVNAHPIALDALYEGIILHKDEKYEKEIRKIFREVMKRVRKEDFGWIKL; from the coding sequence ATGGAAATAATTCCATATCGTGAGGATATATTAAAATATGTCGAAAAATTGAAGGAAAAACTTGGAGCGAAACTGATTATATTATATGGTTCAATAGCAAAAGGAAATTTTGGAGTCGGGAGCGATATTGATATTTTAATTGTTTCAGATGCCCTGCCAGAAAATTTTCTTGAAAGATTAAAAGTTCTTTTTTTATTAAATGAATCATTTGCTCCAATAGAAGCGATTGGATATAAATCTGATGAATTCAGAAAAATGGTTGTTAATGCTCATCCAATAGCTTTAGATGCTCTTTATGAAGGAATTATACTCCATAAAGATGAAAAATATGAAAAAGAAATAAGAAAAATTTTCAGGGAAGTGATGAAAAGAGTAAGAAAAGAAGATTTTGGATGGATAAAATTATAA
- a CDS encoding PIN domain-containing protein, translating to MFLIDTNIFLEIMLQQEKKEKCKRFLRENIGKLKISDFSLHSIGIILFKLGKLDYFGKFIEDILPNIDLLALDIDLYKNLPKIAEEMNLDFDDSYHYLLAKSNNLKIVTMDSDFEKIKDVEIIFL from the coding sequence GTGTTTTTAATAGATACAAACATATTTTTGGAAATAATGCTCCAGCAGGAGAAAAAAGAAAAATGTAAAAGATTTCTGCGAGAAAATATCGGAAAATTGAAGATATCCGATTTTTCTTTGCATTCAATCGGTATTATTCTATTCAAATTGGGTAAACTCGACTATTTTGGTAAGTTTATCGAAGATATCCTACCAAATATAGATTTATTAGCACTTGATATAGATCTGTATAAGAATTTACCAAAAATAGCGGAAGAGATGAATCTTGATTTTGATGATTCATACCATTACTTACTGGCTAAATCAAATAACCTAAAAATTGTGACAATGGATAGTGATTTTGAGAAAATAAAAGATGTGGAGATAATATTTTTATAG
- a CDS encoding Lrp/AsnC ligand binding domain-containing protein: MIKAYILITTYVGNLKAVLEEMRKLKDIESIAVVAGDYDIIIKAKVNTLEELMELTDKIHEIKGVKRTNTQVIEKEMEVET; encoded by the coding sequence ATGATTAAGGCTTATATCTTGATAACAACATATGTAGGAAATCTGAAGGCGGTTCTTGAGGAAATGAGGAAATTGAAGGATATTGAGAGTATTGCGGTGGTGGCGGGGGATTATGATATAATAATAAAGGCAAAAGTTAATACGCTTGAAGAGTTGATGGAGCTTACAGATAAAATACATGAAATAAAAGGTGTAAAGAGAACAAATACTCAGGTTATAGAAAAGGAGATGGAAGTAGAAACATGA
- a CDS encoding HEPN domain-containing protein yields the protein MFDKEEFERWIKQAEKTFESAVKDKNNGDYNWCCFKAQQAGEYAVKGLLYGLGIFASGHSIVNLLGKIKDLEKEEILREARLLDRHYIPPRYPNAHPEGTPFEYYDAETAEEALRASKKIIDFVKRGREKWK from the coding sequence ATGTTTGATAAAGAAGAGTTCGAGAGATGGATAAAGCAGGCGGAAAAAACTTTTGAAAGTGCGGTAAAAGATAAAAATAATGGAGATTATAACTGGTGCTGTTTTAAAGCACAGCAAGCGGGAGAATATGCGGTTAAGGGGCTTCTTTATGGATTAGGGATTTTTGCCTCCGGTCATTCAATAGTAAATTTACTCGGAAAAATTAAGGATTTAGAGAAGGAGGAGATTTTAAGAGAAGCAAGATTGCTTGATCGCCACTATATTCCTCCCCGCTACCCAAATGCTCATCCAGAAGGAACTCCTTTTGAATATTATGATGCTGAAACCGCTGAAGAGGCTTTGAGAGCATCAAAAAAAATAATAGATTTTGTAAAAAGAGGAAGAGAAAAATGGAAATAA
- a CDS encoding dCTP deaminase: MLSDRDIKEHILKGELEINPFEEKNLTPNGYDLTIDEIFINGKKEKKAIIKPLTWFAISTKEYIKLKNLSAQLWIRSTYARKGIFASFGKVDAGFEGCLTISCFNAYQEIELGEGDKFCQIVFEKISSKPEKYYNGKYKGQREIKI; encoded by the coding sequence ATCCTTTCTGATAGGGATATAAAAGAGCATATTTTAAAAGGAGAGCTTGAAATCAATCCATTTGAAGAGAAAAATTTAACTCCAAATGGATATGATTTAACTATAGATGAGATTTTTATAAATGGAAAAAAGGAAAAGAAAGCAATAATAAAGCCATTAACTTGGTTTGCAATATCAACAAAAGAATATATAAAATTGAAAAATCTGAGTGCGCAGCTATGGATAAGATCAACATATGCAAGAAAAGGAATTTTTGCATCTTTTGGAAAAGTAGATGCGGGATTTGAAGGATGCCTAACTATAAGCTGTTTCAATGCATATCAGGAAATTGAATTAGGCGAGGGAGATAAATTCTGCCAGATTGTCTTTGAAAAAATTTCATCAAAGCCAGAAAAATATTATAACGGGAAATATAAAGGGCAGAGAGAAATAAAGATTTAA